A window from Theropithecus gelada isolate Dixy chromosome 1, Tgel_1.0, whole genome shotgun sequence encodes these proteins:
- the CASQ1 gene encoding calsequestrin-1 — protein MSATGRMGPRAVPGLRLALLLLLVLGTPKSGVQGEEGLDFPEYDGVDRVINVNAKNYKNVFKKYEVLALLYHEPPEDDKASQRQFEMEELILELAAQVLEDKGVGFGLVDSEKDAAVAKKLGLTEVDSVYVFKGDEVIEYDGEFSADTIVEFLLDVLEDPVELIEGERELQAFENIEDEIKLIGYFKSKDSEHYKAFEDAAEEFHPYIPFFATFDSKVAKKLTLKLNEIDFYEAFMEEPVTIPDKPNSEEEIVNFVEEHRRSTLRKLKPESMYETWEDDMDGIHIVAFAEEADPDGFEFLETLKAVAQDNTDNPDLSIIWIDPDDFPLLVPYWEKTFDIDLSAPQIGVVNVTDADSVWMEMDDEEDLPSAEELEDWLEDVLEGEINTEDDDDDDDDDDDD, from the exons ATGAGTGCTACAGGCAGGATGGGGCCCAGAGCTGTGCCGGGCCTGCGGCtagcactgctgctgctgctggtgctaGGGACACCCAAGTCAGGGGTACAGGGGGAGGAAGGGCTGGACTTCCCTGAATACGATGGTGTGGACCGTGTGATCAATGTCAATGCAAAGAACTACAAGAATGTGTTCAAGAAGTATGAGGTGCTGGCACTCCTCTACCATGAACCCCCCGAGGATGACAAGGCCTCACAAAGACAATTTGAGATGGAGGAGCTGATCCTGGAG TTAGCAGCCCAAGTCCTAGAAGACAAGGGTGTTGGCTTCGGGCTGGTAGACTCTGAGAAGGATGCAGCTGTGGCCAAGAAACTGG GCCTAACTGAAGTGGACAGCGTGTATGTATTCAAGGGAGATGAAGTCATTGAGTACGATGGCGAGTTTTCTGCTGACACCATCGTGGAGTTTCTGCTTGAT GTCCTAGAGGACCCTGTGGAATTGATTGAAGGTGAACGAGAGCTGCAGGCATTTGAGAATATTGAGGATGAGATCAAACTCATTGGCTACTTCAAGAGCAAAGACTCAGAGC ATTACAAAGCCTTCGAGGATGCAGCTGAGGAGTTTCATCCCTACATCCCCTTCTTCGCCACCTTCGACAGCAAG GTGGCAAAGAAGCTGACCCTGAAGTTGAATGAGATTGATTTCTACGAAGCCTTCATGGAAGAGCCTGTGACTATCCCAGACAAACCCAATAGTGAAGAGGAGATTGTCAACTTCGTGGAGGAGCACAGGAG ATCAAccctgaggaaactgaagccagaGAGTATGTATGAGACCTGG GAGGATGATATGGATGGAATCCACATTGTGGCCTTCGCAGAGGAAGCTGATCCTG ATGGTTTCGAGTTCTTAGAGACTCTCAAGGCTGTGGCCCAAGATAACACTGACAACCCAGATCTTAGCATCATCTGGATTGACCCTGATGACTTCCCCCTG CTGGTCCCATACTGGGAGAAGACGTTTGACATCGACTTGTCAGCCCCGCAAATAGGAGTCGTCAATGTTACTGAT GCGGATAGCGTATGGATGGAAATGGACGATGAGGAGGACCTGCCTTCTGCTGAGGAGCTGGAGGACTGGCTGGAGGATGTGCTGGAGGgcgagatcaacacagaagacgatgacgatgatgatgacgACGATGATGATGACTAG